A DNA window from Engystomops pustulosus chromosome 6, aEngPut4.maternal, whole genome shotgun sequence contains the following coding sequences:
- the LOC140066219 gene encoding zinc finger protein 574-like → MMAEGAQAPVVFQHQYMCSECGLLFNALEDVLVHQQNHVGSGLQSTLSQDVSLQLGELQGLVQESQYQCLECGQMLLSPDELLHHQEMHMRDFPQAPASPSNGQIHYQCSECKDLFTSPELWLAHRQKHDKPDPQQSVVLQTGSGVQTVLSLQNVLLDERTLNGWGVEVPAVVPSTDNTAEPVPRKSAPAAPAPGEVVHPYECSECSQVFHTPEEFLDHQGRHFVESEKESSASPLYGSNDSANPSSSILDKLRKDWMIEDREELTRDRFGVVHRVYQCQECKKECASPEELRRHRKEHQNEEYPCPDCDRLFTSASRLQSHRRVHVEGTLQCPNCYKVFKKEASLEQHMRVHRGEALYLCVDCGVGFGTEITLVLHRKSHTADPLHRCHCGKTFSNMTKFLYHRRTHVGKSGTRVPRAERPAWPGIEKPLALGDLSQISAVLAPLTSPAPVTLVASPVDLPNPKESGEARENGITTHVTSEEPKTLPGPESFKCPQCSKEFPTRLKMVQHRRAVHAAERKHKCSVCGKHFKKQVHLRNHMRTHTGERPFQCSACGKAFGSHANLTRHHLTHTGEKPYKCEVCGRSFTQNSNLQQHRILHSGSRPFSCKVCGLQFNRASKLALHQIKHTGVLPYKCPECDKTFLRKKLLQLHELEHQGKAPIHCKECGAVFMDDALLSDHRCYSKTLRQYICPTCHKMLNSESSLSLHLLLHTGERPFKCLVCAKCFTTKRQATMHQRCHSGVRPHKCNFCGKSFSASFSLRLHLRIHTGERPYPCSDCGKKFRQTAHLREHRRTHTGERPHHCQDCGMTFVQSLHLAEHRHVHSGERPHSCVDCGKRFKSLSNLRSHVKSHQPLPPPQQTIMCTELGETIAIIESVEPLPLAETIEIYQAALEGNLQVEDVAL, encoded by the coding sequence ATGATGGCGGAGGGCGCTCAGGCTCCGGTGGTCTTCCAGCACCAGTACATGTGCTCAGAGTGTGGGCTTCTCTTCAATGCTCTGGAAGACGTCCTGGTCCATCAGCAGAACCATGTGGGCAGTGGTCTCCAGTCGACTCTCTCCCAGGACGTGTCCCTGCAGTTGGGGGAGCTGCAGGGTTTGGTGCAGGAGAGTCAGTACCAGTGCCTGGAGTGCGGTCAGATGCTGCTGTCCCCGGACGAGCTGCTTCATCACCAGGAGATGCACATGCGCGACTTCCCCCAGGCTCCGGCTTCTCCCTCCAATGGCCAGATCCACTATCAGTGCTCGGAGTGTAAAGATCTCTTCACTTCCCCAGAGCTGTGGCTCGCCCACCGCCAGAAACACGACAAGCCGGACCCTCAGCAGAGTGTGGTCCTCCAGACGGGATCTGGTGTGCAGACCGTGCTCAGCCTGCAGAACGTCCTGCTAGATGAGCGGACCCTGAACGGTTGGGGGGTGGAGGTCCCGGCTGTGGTGCCCTCCACTGACAACACTGCAGAACCTGTGCCAAGGAAGAGCGCCCCTGCAGCGCCAGCGCCGGGAGAGGTAGTGCATCCCTACGAGTGCTCTGAGTGCAGCCAGGTCTTCCACACCCCCGAGGAATTTCTCGATCACCAGGGTCGGCACTTTGTGGAATCCGAGAAAGAAAGTTCTGCGTCTCCACTTTATGGAAGTAACGACAGTGCGAACCCCTCCTCCAGTATCCTGGACAAACTGCGCAAAGactggatgatagaagatagagagGAGCTGACCAGGGACAGGTTTGGGGTGGTGCATAGGGTGTACCAGTGCCAGGAGTGTAAGAAGGAGTGCGCCAGCCCTGAGGAGCTGCGGCGGCACCGCAAGGAGCACCAGAACGAGGAGTACCCGTGCCCCGACTGTGACCGTCTCTTCACCTCCGCCAGCAGGCTGCAGTCTCACCGGCGCGTGCACGTGGAGGGTACACTACAGTGTCCCAACTGCTACAAGGTCTTCAAAAAGGAGGCCTCGCTGGAGCAGCACATGCGGGTGCACCGGGGGGAGGCCCTCTACCTGTGTGTGGACTGTGGGGTAGGTTTTGGCACTGAAATCACCTTGGTCTTGCATCGGAAAAGCCACACGGCGGACCCTCTGCATCGCTGTCACTGCGGGAAAACCTTTAGTAACATGACAAAGTTCCTGTACCACAGACGGACTCATGTGGGTAAGAGCGGCACACGGGTCCCCAGAGCGGAGCGGCccgcatggccgggcatagagAAGCCGCTGGCGCTGGGCGACTTGTCACAGATTTCAGCAGTTCTGGCTCCACTGACCTCCCCCGCTCCTGTGACGTTAGTGGCCTCTCCTGTGGACCTACCAAACCCTAAAGAGAGCGGTGAAGCCAGAGAGAATGGAATCACCACCCACGTGACATCGGAAGAGCCTAAGACACTGCCGGGGCCTGAAAGCTTCAAGTGTCCGCAGTGCAGCAAAGAATTCCCCACCCGTCTTAAAATGGTGCAGCATCGGCGTGCGGTGCACGCAGCAGAGAGGAAGCACAAGTGCAGCGTGTGCGGGAAGCACTTCAAGAAGCAGGTGCACCTGCGGAACCACATGCGGACTCACACGGGCGAGCGCCCCTTCCAGTGTTCAGCTTGCGGCAAGGCCTTCGGTAGCCATGCCAATCTGACGCGCCATCACCTCacccacacgggagagaagccatacaAGTGCGAGGTGTGCGGCCGCAGCTTCACCCAGAACTCTAACCTGCAGCAGCACCGGATCCTGCACAGCGGCTCTCGCCCCTTCTCCTGCAAGGTCTGCGGTCTACAATTTAACCGAGCTTCCAAACTCGCCCTACACCAGATCAAGCACACGGGGGTCCTGCCCTACAAGTGTCCCGAATGCGACAAGACGTTCCTGCGCAAGAAGTTACTACAGCTTCATGAACTGGAGCACCAGGGTAAAGCGCCGATCCACTGCAAGGAGTGCGGTGCCGTGTTCATGGACGATGCGCTGCTGTCTGACCACCGATGCTACAGTAAAACCTTGCGCCAGTATATTTGTCCTACATGTCATAAGATGCTCAACTCGGAGTCCAGTCTgagcctccacctcctcctgcacACCGGGGAGCGCCCCTTTAAGTGCCTTGTAtgcgccaaatgtttcaccacTAAGCGACAGGCGACGATGCACCAGAGGTGTCACTCCGGGGTGCGGCCTCACAAGTGCAACTTCTGCGGGAAATCCTTCTCTGCCTCGTTCAGTCTGCGGCTCCACCTCAGGATACACACGGGCGAGCGCCCTTATCCCTGCTCGGACTGTGGCAAAAAGTTCCGCCAAACCGCCCACTTACGGGAGCACCGGCGCACCCACACGGGCGAGAGGCCGCACCACtgccaggactgtgggatgacCTTCGTCCAGTCCCTGCATCTAGCAGAGCACAGACATGTCCATAGCGGAGAGAGACCGCACTCGTGTGTAGACTGCGGCAAGCGCTTCAAGTCGCTGTCTAATCTGCGGAGTCATGTAAAAAGCCACCAGCCCCTCCCCCCGCCGCAGCAGACTATCATGTGCACCGAGCTGGGGGAGACCATCGCCATCATCGAGAGCGTCGAGCCGCTCCCTCTAGCTGAAACCATTGAGATCTACCAGGCCGCCCTGGAGGGGAACCTACAGGTGGAGGACGTGGCGCTATAG
- the GSK3A gene encoding glycogen synthase kinase-3 alpha isoform X2: MHDGNCSSQRLHKALPNASSEGTGNIMYVQPRYRGKRLHRDNGKVTTVVATPGQGPDRPQEVSYTDIKVIGNGSFGVVYQARLVDCGEMVAIKKVLQDKRFKNRELQIMRRLDHCNIVRLRYFFYSSGEKKDEVYLNLVLDFVPETVYRVARHFAKAKSTLPSIYVKVYMYQLFRSLAYIHSQGVCHRDIKPQNLLVDPDTAVLKLCDFGSAKQLVRGEPNVSYICSRYYRAPELIFGATDYTANIDIWSAGCVLAELLLGQPIFPGDSGVDQLVEIIKVLGTPTREQIREMNPNYTEFKFPQIKAHPWTKVSAPPPPPPHHCHHRWYSLLFSLLPPPGQVFKPRTSPEAITLCSRLLEYTPDTRLSPLQACAHSFFDELRDPNTRLPSGRELPPIFNFSSVELSIEPSLNTVLIPPHLQQSHLHGDARPGSDRLKTSDVAELSTS, from the exons gggacaatgggaaagtgacgACGGTGGTGGCCACCCCAGGCCAGGGGCCGGACCGCCCGCAGGAAGTGTCCTACACCGACATCAAAGTCATCGGTAACGGCTCCTTCGGAGTGGTGTACCAGGCGCGGCTCGTGGACTGCGGAGAAATGGTGGCCATTAAGAAGGTCCTGCAGGACAAGAGGTTCAAG aatCGGGAGCTGCAGATCATGCGGCGACTGGATCACTGCAACATTGTGCGGCTCCGATACTTCTTCTACTCCAGCGGAGAGAAG AAAGATGAAGTTTATTTGAACCTCGTCCTGGATTTTGTCCCGGAGACAGTGTATCGCGTTGCACGGCATTTTGCAAAGGCCAAATCCACGCTCCCGTCCATCTATGTGAAG GTCTACATGTATCAGCTGTTCCGCAGTTTGGCTTATATCCATTCTCAAGGCGTCTGTCACCGGGACATAAAGCCTCAGAACCTGCTGGTGGATCCCGATACTGCGGTGCTGAAGCTTTGTGACTTTGGCAG TGCAAAACAGCTGGTACGAGGCGAACCGAATGTGTCCTACATCTGCTCCCGATATTACAGGGCACCGGAGCTCATATTTGGAGCCACTGATTATACTGCAAACAtcg ACATCTGGTCGGCCGGCTGTGTCCTGGCGGAGCTGCTCCTCGGGCAGCCCATCTTCCCGGGGGACAGTGGAGTTGACCAGTTGGTGGAGATCATAAAG GTGCTGGGAACCCCCACACGGGAACAAATCCGCGAGATGAACCCAAATTACACAGAATTCAAATTCCCTCAAATCAAAGCACATCCCTGGACGAAggtaagtgcccccccccccccccccccacatcactGTCACCACAGGTGGTACTCGCTGCtgttctcactgctgccccctcctGGACAGGTGTTCAAGCCCCGCACCTCCCCAGAAGCCATCACCTTGTGCAGCCGGCTGCTGGAGTACACCCCGGACACCCGCCTCTCGCCCCTACAAGCCTGTGCACACTCCTTCTTCGATGAGCTACGCGACCCCAACACACGTCTCCCGAGCGGCAGGGAATTGCCCCCCATCTTCAACTTCAGCTCTGTAG AGCTCTCCATTGAGCCTTCGCTGAACACCGTCCTCATACCTCCTCACCTGCAGCAGAGTCATTTGCACG GTGACGCGAGACCCGGATCTGACAGACTGAAAACcagcgatgtagcagagctgagcaccTCCTGA
- the GSK3A gene encoding glycogen synthase kinase-3 alpha isoform X1 gives MSGVNRTRSDVFGDQVPPGAAKGPGGATGGASSVPAGFSAIKLGRDNGKVTTVVATPGQGPDRPQEVSYTDIKVIGNGSFGVVYQARLVDCGEMVAIKKVLQDKRFKNRELQIMRRLDHCNIVRLRYFFYSSGEKKDEVYLNLVLDFVPETVYRVARHFAKAKSTLPSIYVKVYMYQLFRSLAYIHSQGVCHRDIKPQNLLVDPDTAVLKLCDFGSAKQLVRGEPNVSYICSRYYRAPELIFGATDYTANIDIWSAGCVLAELLLGQPIFPGDSGVDQLVEIIKVLGTPTREQIREMNPNYTEFKFPQIKAHPWTKVSAPPPPPPHHCHHRWYSLLFSLLPPPGQVFKPRTSPEAITLCSRLLEYTPDTRLSPLQACAHSFFDELRDPNTRLPSGRELPPIFNFSSVELSIEPSLNTVLIPPHLQQSHLHGDARPGSDRLKTSDVAELSTS, from the exons ATGAGCGGCGTCAACCGGACCCGGAGCGACGTCTTCGGTGACCAAGTTCCGCCTGGAGCTGCCAAGGGCCCCGGAGGAGCTACGGGGGGCGCCTCCTCTGTGCCCGCGGGCTTCAGCGCCATCAAACTGGGCA gggacaatgggaaagtgacgACGGTGGTGGCCACCCCAGGCCAGGGGCCGGACCGCCCGCAGGAAGTGTCCTACACCGACATCAAAGTCATCGGTAACGGCTCCTTCGGAGTGGTGTACCAGGCGCGGCTCGTGGACTGCGGAGAAATGGTGGCCATTAAGAAGGTCCTGCAGGACAAGAGGTTCAAG aatCGGGAGCTGCAGATCATGCGGCGACTGGATCACTGCAACATTGTGCGGCTCCGATACTTCTTCTACTCCAGCGGAGAGAAG AAAGATGAAGTTTATTTGAACCTCGTCCTGGATTTTGTCCCGGAGACAGTGTATCGCGTTGCACGGCATTTTGCAAAGGCCAAATCCACGCTCCCGTCCATCTATGTGAAG GTCTACATGTATCAGCTGTTCCGCAGTTTGGCTTATATCCATTCTCAAGGCGTCTGTCACCGGGACATAAAGCCTCAGAACCTGCTGGTGGATCCCGATACTGCGGTGCTGAAGCTTTGTGACTTTGGCAG TGCAAAACAGCTGGTACGAGGCGAACCGAATGTGTCCTACATCTGCTCCCGATATTACAGGGCACCGGAGCTCATATTTGGAGCCACTGATTATACTGCAAACAtcg ACATCTGGTCGGCCGGCTGTGTCCTGGCGGAGCTGCTCCTCGGGCAGCCCATCTTCCCGGGGGACAGTGGAGTTGACCAGTTGGTGGAGATCATAAAG GTGCTGGGAACCCCCACACGGGAACAAATCCGCGAGATGAACCCAAATTACACAGAATTCAAATTCCCTCAAATCAAAGCACATCCCTGGACGAAggtaagtgcccccccccccccccccccacatcactGTCACCACAGGTGGTACTCGCTGCtgttctcactgctgccccctcctGGACAGGTGTTCAAGCCCCGCACCTCCCCAGAAGCCATCACCTTGTGCAGCCGGCTGCTGGAGTACACCCCGGACACCCGCCTCTCGCCCCTACAAGCCTGTGCACACTCCTTCTTCGATGAGCTACGCGACCCCAACACACGTCTCCCGAGCGGCAGGGAATTGCCCCCCATCTTCAACTTCAGCTCTGTAG AGCTCTCCATTGAGCCTTCGCTGAACACCGTCCTCATACCTCCTCACCTGCAGCAGAGTCATTTGCACG GTGACGCGAGACCCGGATCTGACAGACTGAAAACcagcgatgtagcagagctgagcaccTCCTGA
- the GSK3A gene encoding glycogen synthase kinase-3 alpha isoform X3, whose protein sequence is MSGVNRTRSDVFGDQVPPGAAKGPGGATGGASSVPAGFSAIKLGRDNGKVTTVVATPGQGPDRPQEVSYTDIKVIGNGSFGVVYQARLVDCGEMVAIKKVLQDKRFKNRELQIMRRLDHCNIVRLRYFFYSSGEKKDEVYLNLVLDFVPETVYRVARHFAKAKSTLPSIYVKVYMYQLFRSLAYIHSQGVCHRDIKPQNLLVDPDTAVLKLCDFGSAKQLVRGEPNVSYICSRYYRAPELIFGATDYTANIDIWSAGCVLAELLLGQPIFPGDSGVDQLVEIIKVLGTPTREQIREMNPNYTEFKFPQIKAHPWTKVFKPRTSPEAITLCSRLLEYTPDTRLSPLQACAHSFFDELRDPNTRLPSGRELPPIFNFSSVELSIEPSLNTVLIPPHLQQSHLHGDARPGSDRLKTSDVAELSTS, encoded by the exons ATGAGCGGCGTCAACCGGACCCGGAGCGACGTCTTCGGTGACCAAGTTCCGCCTGGAGCTGCCAAGGGCCCCGGAGGAGCTACGGGGGGCGCCTCCTCTGTGCCCGCGGGCTTCAGCGCCATCAAACTGGGCA gggacaatgggaaagtgacgACGGTGGTGGCCACCCCAGGCCAGGGGCCGGACCGCCCGCAGGAAGTGTCCTACACCGACATCAAAGTCATCGGTAACGGCTCCTTCGGAGTGGTGTACCAGGCGCGGCTCGTGGACTGCGGAGAAATGGTGGCCATTAAGAAGGTCCTGCAGGACAAGAGGTTCAAG aatCGGGAGCTGCAGATCATGCGGCGACTGGATCACTGCAACATTGTGCGGCTCCGATACTTCTTCTACTCCAGCGGAGAGAAG AAAGATGAAGTTTATTTGAACCTCGTCCTGGATTTTGTCCCGGAGACAGTGTATCGCGTTGCACGGCATTTTGCAAAGGCCAAATCCACGCTCCCGTCCATCTATGTGAAG GTCTACATGTATCAGCTGTTCCGCAGTTTGGCTTATATCCATTCTCAAGGCGTCTGTCACCGGGACATAAAGCCTCAGAACCTGCTGGTGGATCCCGATACTGCGGTGCTGAAGCTTTGTGACTTTGGCAG TGCAAAACAGCTGGTACGAGGCGAACCGAATGTGTCCTACATCTGCTCCCGATATTACAGGGCACCGGAGCTCATATTTGGAGCCACTGATTATACTGCAAACAtcg ACATCTGGTCGGCCGGCTGTGTCCTGGCGGAGCTGCTCCTCGGGCAGCCCATCTTCCCGGGGGACAGTGGAGTTGACCAGTTGGTGGAGATCATAAAG GTGCTGGGAACCCCCACACGGGAACAAATCCGCGAGATGAACCCAAATTACACAGAATTCAAATTCCCTCAAATCAAAGCACATCCCTGGACGAAg GTGTTCAAGCCCCGCACCTCCCCAGAAGCCATCACCTTGTGCAGCCGGCTGCTGGAGTACACCCCGGACACCCGCCTCTCGCCCCTACAAGCCTGTGCACACTCCTTCTTCGATGAGCTACGCGACCCCAACACACGTCTCCCGAGCGGCAGGGAATTGCCCCCCATCTTCAACTTCAGCTCTGTAG AGCTCTCCATTGAGCCTTCGCTGAACACCGTCCTCATACCTCCTCACCTGCAGCAGAGTCATTTGCACG GTGACGCGAGACCCGGATCTGACAGACTGAAAACcagcgatgtagcagagctgagcaccTCCTGA